The DNA window CAAGCATCTTCTTCCAGTTaaggatttgtttaaatttttaagattattgacatttcatacaatagctattgacatagtTATGATAATATACTTGTGTTTTCTATAAACGGCATATACGTGTCATTGAGATGATATTGTATACTATTGACATAGTGTATGCTTGTttggattgttgttgacattataaACTTTAACAAttgatataatagtaataagatAATTGTGCTTGCTTTAAATATGATATACTTGTTATTGACATAGTGTATACTTATTAGAATCGTTGTTGACATAATCAAATTGACATTCAGCCTCTGCTGATAGGGAGGTGCTGGTTTTGCGCCGTCTTCTGAGTACACATTTTTGGTGTATGCTTCTCCAGTTGGAAACTATTTCAAGTTGTGtttagttttcaattttaattcgaTTGAATCAAGGGGATATTAAGGAGTTTGTGGATaagttttaattgttgtgatTTGCAGGAAGAGACTGTGCCGATCAGCTTGTATGTTGAGGATGAGTTCCATCGCGCTGGCCGCGGTGGTTCTGGAGGTGTGAAGAGCGTCACGAATTATGCGCCGGTATGTAAGTGTTGCATCTTTCTGCCAACTGTTTGATGAAAGTTCTAAATGAAGTTGGCTACTGAAAGTTCGTCAaagtgttttatttttttatttttatgattttgatatcaATTAATTTCGTCCTGCTTGTAAAAACATGTTTCTTAGTATGAATTATCGGAATAATGTTTTTTATGCACGActaaatttaacaaatttacaaagttcatttgatatttaatagtagtaaataaattataggTGAGGTCATGAACTGCTAGTAATCATGGAGAGCAAGAACTACCAAGCAAGCCACTATGTCACTCAGGGCGATGAGTAGACGTTGCTCCAGCGCCTGCATCAAGAGCTTTACAATATCAAGTTTCTAATCGTGGATCGCGCACGCTTTGCCGGATAAGGAGAACGACAGTCGGATTCTTCTCACCACTAGGCTTCGGGAGGTCACTGataaaatttctgaaaaatcTAGTTTACTTCATGAGATGCAGCCGCTCGGGCTGGAGCACAGCTGGCAGTTGCTCTGTTATCTTACCTTCGGTGATATgctgaaaaatgataatgaTGATGTTACATTGCTCTGCCCTCCTCACTTGAAGGAAATTGGAAGATCGATCGCCGAGAAATGTAAAGGTCTTCCTCTGTCACTGGTTTTGGTTGGTGGTCTTCTCATTCAGGAGACAGAAAAGATACTGCTGATGCTGCTGCAATGGGGGAGGGTTCCTACTTGGAGATCTTGGCTATAGAGCTACCTTTACTTGCCCGCTAGACTTCAAGGTTGTTTCCTTTACCTGGGTGCATTCCCGGAAGATTGTGAGATATGTGTCTCTAAACTCATCGAACTTTGGGTTGGTGAAGACTTCTTCCTAAAACTGCACTACCCACACAAACCATGGACAACTATTGTGGTTTCTGACTTTTGAACTTAGGGTTTCTGACAAGAGATCCAAAACGTTTTGGTAAATGcaaaaaatccaatctttttcACAGCCCATTGCCGGAAAATCAGAGATCTGAATGCcctttttgtaattttgttcTTCTTTTTGGGGTGTACTGCTTTTATTATGTTCTCTTATTTTgtaaatatcttgttgcatttaATGAGAAGACCTACTGATATCACAACTCACCTTTTGTTTTCATGTTTTATGATGGAACATGTCACAAACAACCAAGAAAAATTCTTGGATAAAGAGTGTTTGAGTGATTATGGGAGTTTAGAAGTGACAGATTGATGGAgtatgatggagtacgtactaaacaagcccaacagcagtaaagcccatcagcctaaagcccaagaaagagtatcagttcggcatgactaaagagtatcagtccggcatgactaaagagttcagttcggcacaaccaaagagttcggccccagcctacagctcggtaaaagccaaccaatcaaactctgctctcaggtcggcatcaagctctactctcagatcggcaaaagctgctcggcaataattcagcagttcggtctcagtattcgaccgaactaggagatagtggactcatgcaggatttccacctccactacacccacgatctatttagtggtgtcaagcagtcattaattcatgcaggatagtggacccatgcaagatcgccacgatctccacgacatccactgcctagtaaatggtgctgcatgccacgatcttggttcaatgtataaatagaacttagatcagatagaaaagggttaagttctaaagaagctctctagagataaaatatcatatagcaagtctgtgttgtaagctgtaatcccagatcaagcaatacaatcttgccctcccttcttcccgtggacgtagatttacttcagtaaatcgaaccacgtaaattctctgtgtcgtgatctgcattttcctgcattcatcaccatcaagaattcgcggattcatcactggcgccgtctgtgggaaacagagaaccaaatttgtgataaagcgaatttttgaccctttttccaccccaaaaaaaaaaaatgcataccagatcacataacacccataataccgttcgtgataaccgtgaggaagctagtccagctcgcaggtctgaaaaacggcctcgggagacatctacctccggttctcacgaagaaggaacaagccactccaggagagatcgcaccgagtcttcccagcagcccgatttaaatgaagctgtcaagctgttcttggccgagaagcaggaggagttcttaaccttcctgcagaagagccaacagccggagaagacaacggcggattctccctcctcatccagacatgaaagtcactaccgcagtagtgacgtgtcttccaggagaaagaatcctcaaccccgacatgttcctgttcctcctcggtaccggaaccacaggagaactccatctcctccgtaccgaagagatgtcgggttcgccatgtacggagcattaaagactccgttctcggacgatatcacccgaactcctttgccgcggaactaccggacaccgtcaatgacttatgacgggctagtggatcctcatgacttcttgggacgctatcagtataatatggcgaaccagggtctcaatgaggtccatatgtgcaagctgttccccgagcttcttatcgggaacgcgagaaggtggttcgatagcctcccccaaggcagcattagatcttaccgagatctaatggatgctttccacaggaggttctttcagaaagcggaagcccggatcacttcggctcagctgctttctatacgtcaaggtcgcgacgaaaagatcagcgacttcatgacgagattccacaaggaatgcctacaagtagatgatctcaacgatctacttgtcatttcggcattccaaaatggaatcctgcccggagctctctacagaaagctcgtggaatgcagtccgcaaacagctcaagagatgtgggacattgcggaccagttctcccgtgccgatgaggcagaccgtcgaaaacggtctttagacagctcatctagaggagacgaaaagaagcccgatcatagcgatcagaggcttcctcgccgaactccttttgaaagaattcaaagggcaccggtacaaggcagattgggaccacgtctcaatcctgagaagccgcccgctcagttcgtaccattgaacaagtcaagagcggaaattttcgaactgcattccgatatgttcgaaaagccaaggcggatgacgaaatcggccgcgcgccgacctcaggatcaatattgctccttccatcaagactacggtcacgataccgaggagtgccgacatttagctgcaggtattgatgcccttgtgaaagcagggacgttaaaaaaataccaaagcaagcaaccgaaaaggaacaaaaagcagggaggtgcgaactgcgctcctcaggatccgaaaaggcaacgggatcccgaagacgataacgagccgcaatatgatggagtaatcctaactattgacgctctccctgccgggaagactaaatcgtctctgaagtcatagagcagaaaaaggcttttgacgagctcaaaagttatttagccgagcttccaattctctctgctccaacagatgccgaagtgattttcttatacttagcggcatccgatcaaaccattagcgcggtgcttgtacgagaagaaggcctaaagcagtttcccatctactttacaagccgagcattaagagatccagaaacaaggtatcaacctctggaaaaaattgctctggcgttagtaaatgcagcaaggagactgcggccatacttctatgctcacaaggtatgcgtcttaaccgatctgcctcttcggcaagttttgaccaagccagaagcatcaggcagaatcgccaaatgggccatagagctgggagaacactcaatcgagtacctacctcgaaaagccatcaagggataagccttggcagattttcttgcagaggtcaagttcgatcaagcaaaccctgtcattgccgaacagaaaaattctgccaatgccgaactagcacagcccttggaatccgaagtagagccgccggactgctggagcggattcgtagatggagcttcaaacaagatgggaagtggagctggtattttacttgtcgctcccgacggacacgaggtaacctactcacttcggttcctattccccactactaataatgaagccgagtacgaagccctcctggccggactccagttagcgcaaagtctgctcgtcaaatctctcaaagtccattgtgattcacaagtcatagtaaatcacatgttgggtacaagtgaagctcgtgacgagagaatgaagaaagtatttggacaaagcgcaaagcatcagccgaagtttctcctattttcggataatccgcattcccagagcggaaaatagccgagcagataccttaagtaagttggcctcagatccgagctcaaaggcggaagaattaatgcatcgaagcattgatgaagccgaggtacattcagtatccagctcgccgaactggatgacgccgatcttgcagtatctggatcaaggacaattgcccgaggataagagagaagctcggaagatcacgtgccgagcacttcggtacgaacttcatgaaggagtcctctttagaaagtcttacctccagccgttattgcggtgcgtaggaccagaagagacggactacatcctcagagaagttcatgaaggatcgtgcggtagccacatcggagccagagctttagctaaaaaagttcttagatggggatattattggccaaccttggtacaagaagcagtgcagctcgtcaagacatgcccgaagtgccaaatccatgcaaatatcccaaggatgccgcagaccgatctatccactatgcaaagcccttggccttttatgcaatggggtatagacatagtaggaccactaccacaagctcctcggcaaataaaattcctaatagttgccgtggactactttacgaagtgggtggaagctgaaccattagctacgataacgagctcgaaggcattggatttcgtctggaagaacatagtgtgccgatttggcataccccacatcctcatctcggataacgggactcagttcaccgacaagacgttcaagaattggtgccaagagctgaatattcaacagcggttcacttcggtctctcatccacaagcaaacggacaaacggaggtaacaaatcgtatcctggtgaaagggttaaaagctcggttagaacaagccaaaggacaatgggtagaaaatctccctcaagtcctatggtcctaccgaactacacccacaacctccaacggtgaaactccgtacagtcttgtgtacggcactgaagccgtgattccggtggagatcggcatacccagtccccgaactctaaacttctcagcagaaatgaatgacgacggactgagagccgagctagatcttgccgaagaaagaagagaattggcatgcataaaagcagccaagtacaaggagcaagtagcccggtattacaaccaaagggtgaagaagctgcaatttcaagtgggagatctcgtcttgagaaacaacgaagtaagccgagcagaaaagctgggcaagctcgaacccacatgggaaggtccgtatcgggtgtcagaagtcctcggcaaagggtcttacaaattggctcacatgtcaggagaacaggtaccccgaacatggcacatttccaacctcaagaagttccatttgtaagagacagtccggtcagtcagtcttgagtcctgttcggtcaatgtgctttctttggtttgcttggtctttgtgctttctttggtttgcttggtctttgtttgtctctgtgcgttttgtctgtgtgttttgtctgtctctgtgcgtgtcgtctcttacaaatgttactgaggtatcttgttcttcgaaggctgatccccttcttagaacatatacaagccaacgattgtgagtcaaagcttctaaagaggatacaagaccacaattcagcttaaacaagcagttcgtctaaaacgagctgcaataagccaacgattgtgagtcaaagcttctaaagaggatacaagaccacaattcggcttaaaaatcaagcacttcgtctgaaacgaactgcaataagccaacgattgtgaagtccaagcttctaaagaggatacaagaccacaattcggcttaaaaatcaagcacttcgtctgaaacgaactgcaacaaaagtccgattcacgcgataaaacttgcctgaattaggacaagggaaagtccgatccacgcgataaaactcgccgaattaggacaagggaaagtccgatccccaaattaggacaacggaaagtccgatccgagcaataaaactcgccaaattaggacacaaaccaagtccggtcaaagaagagttcacttcataagaccgaggacaaacatcaacttaccccgtacctttatccagaatgccgaagtgattcacttcgcttttcgggggggggtagtgatggagtatgatggagtacgtactaaacaagcccaacagcagtaaagcccatcagcctaaagcccaagaaagagtatcagttcggcatgactaaagagtatcagtccggcatgactaaagagttcagttcggcacaaccaaagagttcggccccagcctacagctcggtaaaagccaaccaatcaaactctgctctcaggtcggcatcaagctctactctcagatcggcaaaagctgctcggcaataattcagcagttcggtctcagtattcgaccgaactaggagatagtggactcatgcaggatttccacctccactacacccacgatctatttagtggtgtcaagcagtcattaattcatgcaggatagtggacccatgcaagatcgccacgatctccacgacatccactgcctagtaaatggtgctgcatgccacgatcttggttcaatgtataaatagaacttagatcagatagaaaagggttaagttctaaagaagctctctagagataaaatatcatatagcaagtctgtgttgtaagctgtaatcccagatcaagcaatacaatcttgccctcccttcttcccgtggacgtagatttacttcagtaaatcgaaccacgtaaattctctgtgtcgtgatctgcattttcctgcattcatcaccatcaagaattcgcggattcatcacagATGAAAGAGGTTGTCAATTTACTCTTTTTGGAATTTCAGAATACAAAGCACAAGATGATGATTTGATGATGATCTTGGGttgttgaaaatgaaaaaatgccACATTTCGGGAAAGGATTTTCGAAGGACATATGAGTAATGGTTAACAAATTTGCTACATCTAGCCATAAGAGATTTTAATAAGGATCGCCCTTTAGTAATTGAATGTGATTttattggaatttaattattttgagtgTTTTTTCCTTTACTATAGTAGCACAAATTGCTAAAAAGTCATTGTATTAAGACGAAGACTTTTGTGCGTGTGCGTACCATATGCATCGCACCATCCCCAGTTCTCTGGAATCGAGCATCCCACCGATTTGCCTGCCTTTTTTGAACTCAATGTTCGTGCGTTTGTGCTCCTGTTTTTATTGCAGATTATTACAGTGTGTAGTATAGTAAAACATTGTATAATAATCACACACAACTAAATTAGATGGTATGTATGCGGGTGTTTTCCTGTAGTACATGCAGTTGATTATGGAAAAGTCTATAAGAAATTATATAACTCAATTGTCAATAATGTATTCTCAACAATCTATGTATAATAGCTATAAATATCAACGTGTAGTTTTGTCTTTGTTACTAATTTTTTCCCCATCAGCCTATGAATCACGTGAAAGTTTCATGTTTGACTAAATAATTAGAATCATTAATTAGTACTTACAATTTAGTTTATTTCCagtaaaaatataatgaaataatCAGACTTTGTTGACCAAAAAACACACGGTTGCCAAAGCTAAAAGTTTGCTATTGGCGTTTTGTTGTTGAGAGAGTTTGCTATGAATATGATTATTCATTATTTGCACAAACTCTATATGTATAGTTTGCTATTTCCAACCCGAGCCGGCTCTAACTTCTTTTAAATgttaaaatttgaaaacaaaCCGTAATCATCATCACTCCAGATCATAAGATTTGATCAAATTCAAATTAGTCtcataaaatttagaaaataattattaatatatacatCATATATACATGCATCATTTAGGTTCGAATTCAATCTTTGGTTTCTCAGAAACCTCGCCCCTCAACCCCACCGTTGGTTATTAACAAAACTCAccgaataaaaaaatatacgtATACAATAACTAGTAAAACAACTTCATTCCCTAATTTAATAAACTACTACCATATTTTATGAATCGAAGAAACCAAAGTAAATCATATAAATTGATTTACGTACTATGTTTAGTTTTAACTTCTTTATGTACTCCTAGTTAAATATTGATATATATAACACGCGACCGATGCTAtcctatataaaatataaatccaAATCTCGTACTGTAAAATATAGCTGAATATTTTCAATATATCAATTAGTTGGTTCAGgataaaaatactactaatattctTGTACagtaaaataaagtttttaaaaCATAGCAGTAGTAATTGTTACTCCAACATCCTATTGGTGTGGAATGAGATTAATTGAATCGTAGTTAATTTTGAGCTCTTTAAACTGTTTCCTTAGAATGGCTGTTGATCAAAAGTAAAGGTTTTAGAATGTCAATATGTCATAAAGTTTTAACATAAGTAGTGATGTACAGAATATGAAATTTCGTAGAATTAATCAAAACCTTCTTAGATACTTTGGTTGATTCATGGTCTTAAACTTATATGTAGTCCCAATATATAGCTTTGCTAAACTGATTTAAGAAATTTCGGAAAAGCTACAAAACTTTAGGATGTGTCGCATGTAAACATAATAGTGGTAGGTAGATTAGATTTTACTTTTTCATCCACTTTTTCCTATTTCTCATGTGCAATTTAAGTGTAATAAAACAGTTCAACTTCCATTTTGGGTAAATTTTCCTTCTCTATGGTTATACCCATTCTACTTTAAATCACTGCATCTTCATCGTTGATATGATGACATACTCATTGAGATTATAAAGCATTTTTTCTGTCCAATAATCCACGTGAACTTTcgttatatactactccctccctcccattaaatatgcaatatttgGAAATCGGCACAGgtttttatatagtgttgttttgtgagttaataaaaagagagtaaagtaagagagatgaaaaaatagagacggagttatttccattttacgaaacatttcttttttaatgagacaatctaaaaaggaaaatgtttcatttttaatgggacagagggagtacttataAATGAACTATAGTTTTGTTTTATTCAATTCTTCCATTAATATTCCCTCCATTAGCCATTAATGTCCCGTATTTCTTATTTGTTGTCAACCATTAAATATCTTATTTAACTTCCATTGAACTCATAATCACTTAGCTCGTATATATGAAACATCTTTTCCCAGAGGAATGGAGTAATTAATTGAAGAGCAGAAAGAAGTCAGTTTTGGACCATTCTCAGAACATTAGACAGTCTTACTTTCATAAATACTCACACATCTCCTGTTTGTCTGTGTGTGTTAACCCCAATAAAATAACTACAACTCATGAAAACATTAAAGTCTAGTAGCAAAGATGAGCGTTCATGGTTATGTGTTAATGCATAGCTAatcacaaaaaaggaaaaaagaattaATGCATAGAAACAAGATCAAATATGGTTTCTTCCAAAATACACCAACATCAAAGTATTAAACAACTTTATTCCCAGAAAAATAAACTCATCTAAATCCTACCAACTTAACATGTCAACCCTCGAATTCAATGGCCAAGCACTTCCCACGTGCACGAAAGAAAATTTGGGACTCAGTAGCCATGGCCAAACTACCATGCCAAACAGGGATAACATACTTATAATTCTTAATTTAAGGAAAGAATAGCAACTCGCATAAGCCGAGATCGAGATTTAGTCGTCTAATCCGCTCTAGACTGACCAGCacgagatgagagaatgatgccAACAATGAGACCATAGAGAGCCAAGGCTTCAGCGAAAATGAGGATAAGAATCATGCCGACGAAGAGCTTGGGTTGCTGTGCATTGGCTCTGTCATACAAAACAGTGGAATGTGAATAATAGTGTAGTCTCATAAAAACAATATGCATAAAAAGAAAACACACAGTTGATCACACTTCTGGTAGATGAATGCAGTTAAGATCAAATGCCACGTTTTAACTGAGAAAGAAAATGGCCAAAGGTGCACTAAACAAGAGAACTATCAGGTCAATTTCCCCATATAGCCACACCCCAGATCCTCCTCATACTTAACCAGTTCCCCTTGAAGCTAACCTTTAGTAACATAACATTTAGGCAATGTAAGAGGTTTATCCCACTCTCATCAATTCGATGTGATAACAAAGCAAACTAGTAATAACCTTGAACACCAGAACAAGAACCTTAATGCAAGAGGTTTCATTCACTAGTATAATATTGAAGCTTAGCCTTTAGTAGCATAACATTTAGGCAACGTAATTCGAAAGTTATAGAAATACTTGTAAAGCTTGTCCCACGCTCATTCATTCTATGTGAAAACAGGACAAGAACCTTAATGCAATAGGTAATAGGTTTCATTCACTGGTATAATACTTAGTAGTAGCATAAATCCCTcagattaaaaaattatacacacaCAGAAAATGCCAAACAGTCGATTATAGTATGAAACTAAGCAAACGATCAATGAACCAATAGCAATaccaaaactaagaaattacTACTACTCATAACCTAATCCAGATGACGAAAAAGAAACAATTAATTAGAAATTTATCGAGGATCAAGGAATTAGAAATAACCTAACACCAGCATCACCAACGATTCCGATGGCCATACCGGCGGCAAGGCCGGCGAGACCGCAAGCAAGTCCAGAAGAGAGGTGAGCGTAGCCATCAAACAGGTAGTAAGACTTGGCCTTAGGGTTAATACCGGTGCTAATGATGACAGCAATAATCAAACCGTAAATCCCCAAAACACCAGCCATGACGACCGGAACAATAGACTTCATGACCAGCTCCGGCCTCATCACGCCCATCGACGCCACTCCGACGCCGCTCTTGGCGGTTCCGTAGGCCGCTCCCATACCTAATTCAGAGCAGCGATAGGTTTAGATCTGGAATTGAAGGGCGGATCCGTGGATCAAAGAGAGCTTACAGGAGAAAACTAGAGCGGCGGCGGCGCCGAGGAAGCCAAAGAACGGTGCCGTTTCATCGCCGCTGAAGGTAGACGACATGATCGATCGGTTTGGATTAGCGCCGAGATCGGATCTGAGATGGTTGATGTATGAAGCTAAAGTTTAGAGCTTGATTATTggagtagtattattatatGCTTCTATTCTATCTGATTGATTGGATTGCGAGGGGAGGACCTCGATCCGTAttcgaaaatacccttttacCCCTTCTCTGCAATGAAAATAATACACGTGGACAGATCAGGATTTCATAACCATAAGATAAATTAATTGTTCTGCTATTTGTTTCCCGCATTTTATTAAAAACACTAATTTCCAATGCAACAACAATTTCCTATAATTGTTTTTTTCACATAAATAATGGTCCTATACCTAAGATTATAAAATTACGTGCTTATTCGTTTTTGTCTCTCTTCACATGATCGACGGATTTTGAATTAGTATATTCAGTTTATGGTctaatcatattttatttttttatgaattataaaattttcctatattttataaaatataggAAAAAGTTTTTGCAGTTCATAGGGATCGATCCCTGGACATTTCATACTAGTCTAGCCACCACTTGCACTACATTGCATTTTTGGTATTTAATCGGTTCTTCGGTGCTAAATTCGGTCACACCGCCTGAAGATGGGAACCGAAattaaccgagaaccgaagTGTTCGGTTCGGTCATCGGTTAAGCGATGACCGAATTATCAGCCCTAGGCAGTCCTATATACACGGATCAAGAAAAACAAATGTTAGTCTTTCGAGTTTCGGTTGTTAGTTTTCCTATTCATATCATATCCAGTATAGATCCTATTtaattcacaagaaaaaggtgAGCTACTTTCTTCCACTTATAGAATATAGAGGACTAAAGTGGTAAATGTTCGTTTTGTGGCGTCGTAATAGTAATTTGATTTTATACTATAAAGTACACATGGATTATATGTTGCTAATATAAGGGAATATTTAATATTAGGCCGAATAATAAGGTGTGAAACATGTTTATCCATATTTAATAAAGTACACTATGATTTTTATATAGTCAAGGAAATTAGTTTTGGTCAATTGAGTCGATG is part of the Salvia splendens isolate huo1 chromosome 6, SspV2, whole genome shotgun sequence genome and encodes:
- the LOC121809605 gene encoding V-type proton ATPase 16 kDa proteolipid subunit; protein product: MSSTFSGDETAPFFGFLGAAAALVFSCMGAAYGTAKSGVGVASMGVMRPELVMKSIVPVVMAGVLGIYGLIIAVIISTGINPKAKSYYLFDGYAHLSSGLACGLAGLAAGMAIGIVGDAGVRANAQQPKLFVGMILILIFAEALALYGLIVGIILSSRAGQSRAD